The proteins below are encoded in one region of Sphingobacterium sp. R2:
- a CDS encoding PRTRC system protein E — protein MNTNFFNQIQALDFTGVLQLNISKGAENNLIVSVLLNNEQCGDSAKNLIPPLTFNATPQEFDEGFFEQIKAPIQTVSGVMVDMEKFIKQMEEVKKQSAMEKEKTEKAKKEKEAKDKKFKDGMAKADELEKEGKFREAWMKVPDVTEFPEKADEIRKLKTSLSDKFATPSLFGAMEETTPEPPKTEEVKADYPVDETDEEE, from the coding sequence ATGAATACCAATTTTTTCAATCAGATACAAGCTTTGGACTTTACAGGCGTATTGCAACTGAACATTTCCAAAGGAGCAGAAAACAACCTAATTGTATCGGTACTGCTCAATAACGAACAATGTGGAGATAGTGCCAAAAACCTCATTCCTCCATTGACATTTAACGCCACACCACAGGAATTTGACGAGGGATTTTTTGAGCAGATAAAAGCACCTATCCAAACCGTTTCGGGCGTAATGGTGGATATGGAAAAATTCATCAAACAAATGGAAGAAGTCAAAAAGCAATCGGCAATGGAAAAAGAAAAAACCGAGAAAGCCAAAAAGGAAAAAGAAGCTAAAGACAAGAAATTTAAAGACGGAATGGCAAAGGCTGACGAACTCGAAAAAGAAGGCAAATTCCGTGAAGCGTGGATGAAAGTTCCCGACGTAACAGAGTTTCCCGAAAAAGCAGACGAGATACGCAAACTCAAAACATCATTGTCGGACAAGTTTGCCACACCGAGCCTTTTCGGAGCAATGGAAGAAACCACACCCGAACCGCCAAAAACGGAAGAAGTTAAAGCCGATTATCCTGTAGATGAAACGGACGAAGAAGAATAA
- a CDS encoding DUF932 domain-containing protein, producing the protein MAHNINFNEQTGRYSFFSVKQKAWHGLGQIVEQYPTSEEAIRHAGLDYEVVKSPLFTKGSGIVETANGIEIGSSELEVPNYFANIRTDNNAVLGVVGKDYHIVQNREAFNFFDAIVGGGEGILYETAGALGNGERIFITAKLPDYIRVGNGDDVTEKYIFLTTSHDGSGSITAAFTPIRIVCQNTLNASLRNMTNVVRIKHTSGAKQRIENAHKIMGLANTLSNQLENIFNNWSKVRVTDQEVKKLIQLALCPNKETLDLLKKGAEDEVSTVFKNVVDDAFRYAMLSDTQQMDTTKGTLFGAYNAVTGYYQNVRNYKNDEAKLQSIVMGGTAQLKSQKAFELCTAFALDGAEILNLN; encoded by the coding sequence ATGGCACACAATATCAATTTCAACGAGCAAACAGGACGTTATTCATTTTTCAGCGTAAAACAAAAAGCGTGGCACGGTTTAGGGCAAATCGTAGAGCAATACCCAACGAGCGAAGAAGCTATCCGACACGCAGGGTTAGATTATGAGGTGGTTAAATCCCCATTGTTTACCAAAGGTTCGGGTATTGTCGAAACCGCCAACGGTATAGAGATAGGCAGTAGCGAATTGGAAGTACCTAACTATTTTGCCAACATTCGAACCGATAACAATGCCGTATTGGGCGTGGTTGGTAAGGATTATCACATTGTACAAAACCGTGAAGCCTTTAATTTCTTTGATGCTATTGTAGGTGGTGGCGAGGGTATTCTATACGAAACCGCAGGAGCATTGGGCAACGGGGAACGCATTTTTATTACAGCCAAACTGCCCGACTATATCCGTGTAGGTAATGGCGATGATGTAACCGAGAAGTACATTTTTCTTACCACTTCGCACGATGGTAGCGGAAGTATTACAGCCGCTTTTACGCCTATCCGTATCGTATGCCAAAACACGCTGAATGCTTCCTTACGCAATATGACCAACGTAGTCCGTATCAAACATACTTCGGGAGCAAAACAACGTATTGAAAACGCCCACAAGATTATGGGATTGGCAAATACATTGAGCAACCAATTAGAGAACATCTTTAATAATTGGTCGAAAGTGAGAGTAACTGACCAAGAGGTCAAAAAGCTAATCCAATTGGCACTTTGCCCGAACAAGGAAACGCTTGACCTACTCAAAAAAGGTGCGGAAGATGAAGTTTCAACCGTGTTCAAAAATGTGGTTGACGATGCTTTTAGATATGCGATGTTAAGCGACACGCAACAAATGGACACCACCAAAGGCACATTGTTCGGAGCGTACAACGCTGTGACAGGATACTATCAGAATGTAAGGAATTACAAGAATGACGAAGCCAAATTGCAGAGCATTGTAATGGGCGGAACAGCTCAATTAAAATCTCAAAAAGCATTTGAACTGTGTACCGCCTTTGCTTTGGACGGTGCGGAAATCCTAAACCTTAATTAG
- a CDS encoding single-stranded DNA-binding protein gives MNIIGRLTRDAEVRTTSQDKQVVNFSVATNDSYKNKQGERIEQTTYFDCSYWISAKVATLLTKGTLVELTGRVSTRAWTGNDGEPRAGLNFHTSNIKLYGGGKRTETVQATAQAGSTAGQGTEDDLPF, from the coding sequence ATGAACATCATCGGAAGACTGACAAGAGATGCGGAAGTACGTACAACGTCACAGGACAAACAAGTAGTTAATTTTTCAGTAGCGACCAACGACAGCTACAAAAACAAGCAGGGTGAACGCATAGAGCAAACCACCTATTTCGACTGCTCTTATTGGATTTCTGCAAAGGTAGCCACACTACTCACAAAAGGCACTTTGGTAGAACTCACAGGACGAGTAAGCACAAGAGCGTGGACAGGCAATGACGGAGAGCCGAGAGCAGGACTGAATTTCCACACATCAAACATCAAACTGTATGGAGGTGGCAAGAGAACCGAAACCGTACAGGCTACTGCACAAGCAGGAAGCACAGCAGGACAAGGAACAGAGGACGACCTGCCATTTTAA